TTTATTGAGGTTAGCGGCAATGTATTTGCATCAACTATGCGAGCTATACACGATGGCAACCCAAATCCAATGATTGCACATGTACGCACATTTGCACCAGATTCATGGTGGAATACCACCTGAGGACAACTGAAGAGGACTCTGGCATACAGCCTTCTTGCTTAGCTCACTTTTTCGAATTCTTCCAAAAGTAAATTCctgattttctttcttaaaCCAGAGGCCTCTTCAAGTTTGAACCACTGCTTGCCAAACTGAATATTGAAAATTGTTAACCAAGGAAAAGTGGAAGAGGGACTGCAAACTCCCTGTGTTCACAACATAGTGGAAAAGGAAATTGGGGCAGTAAAGAGAGTGGGAttaattgattgaattttttattcaaatagaaaaacatttattattcaaaagaaataaacaaaaggaaagaaatgatttatttatttatttatatttcaattaaattaaGCTCTTACCTTTTGTTCTAGCTTCCTAGGGTACGAAGTACCAGAACACAACAACCCACTTCAACCAAACACGCTCCACAAGATTCGCAGTCCCCTTTCGCTATACTACTATCTCCATGGCTGAGGCCCCAGCCCCTCCAGCAACCGAAGACCCCAGCTTCCAATCATCGGACCCCGATAACCCAACGTCGCAAACTTCCCAAACTGATCCAGCGTCCGCATCCGCTGCGCCAGCTCCGCCGCAACAGCAGTCCTCAACACCAGTAGCGCCAATCCCTAACCCTAATCCGAGTCCGGCTCTAGTGCCCCCAACGCCCCCTCCAGTGGCCTACTATGCGCCACCACCAATCTCCGGTGCATCCGTTCTCCCTCTTAGTGTCCCATCTTTTCGTCCGGTTCCGCAGTTCTCGCCGATTCCGAATTACCAAAACCCTGGCGTGCCGCCACCTGGTGTGAGTTCCGCACCTGGATCGGTGCCTGCGCCCATGATGCCGTATCAAGTTCTGCCCGGTCAGGCTATGAATCCGGCAATGAGACCTTATGCTCCAATGCCGAATGGTTTTGTGGCTACTCCGCAAGGGACTATGAATCCAGCCGGTGGGTTATGCCTTCTTTAGTGCTATATGTATCTCTCTATCTTTCACATCATTCAGATTTCGCCCGTTCAAGTATATCTCTGTCTAATTTCTTCCCCGTAATTCATCTGAATTTATCACGCCAATAGACGTTATTTTATACTATTTTGGACGCATGATTGTAACTAGTAGTTCAATCACTGTGATAGTTGTATTTTGTTATTGAATATGGATATTGAGCTGGTAAATGGAACCACATAAGCATTCTTTAATTTAGTAGTGTGGAAGAGTGTGTTAAAAAGAGTTTGGGAAACATTTAGAAAATTCGGAATAGGGGCATCGATGACAGGATGTTTTCTCCTACAGTGTCTTGATTGAATTCCTTGAGAGAGGTTGGAAGGGCTACATATTGCTTAAGAGATCCACTTCTACAACTCCTTTTTGGTATGCACATATTCACCTGGTTCTTCTTGATTGCCCTTAGAATAAAGCTAGTTTTGATGAACGCTTTATTTTATGCACTTATACCAGCCCATTAATTTTTCCCATAACTTTCAAGTTAAAGGTTATGACACAATTCAGTGTAATTGCTAAATTATGTCTGGTTGTGTCATGTTCATTTTAGTAGGCTACTTTGTGGTAGTTATAAGGCCTCTTTCCCTTTCATGGGTCTATGAATTGCGAGCAGCAGATCATCTTACAAACTGAGTGCTCATCCTTATGTTGTAAGGTATTGCAATCCTCTCAGTTAGTCTATCTATTTCCATCCCCCCTATCTgttgcttttctttctttttttggtgaatGGAATAGTTTGATGATGCTATGGATGACAAGGTAAGCCAGCTTTTCATATCCTTATTTATGAATTCGATGCTTTATTCTTAATGTTTCCTTCAGGTTGTCTGATCAGCTGGTGATAGTTGCCATGCCTGTTGGTGCCATCTCTAATATGATTTTATGTGTGGtaacaaattttttattattttccagATTATTGTTTTTTGTATGCTCGGTTATaggaaaaataattattgactACTTTAATGTGTAGTCATGCACTGACAGATCTGCATAAAtgcttttttttgtgtgtaggACTTCCCCGATATCTTTCTCCATACCCAGCTATGGTTAGGCCTGCTTTTCCTCCACGACCAGTTGGAGCAGTTGGCATGCTTCCAGGAGTGGCACGTCCCCTTGTTCCAGGTATCCCGGGAGTTCGGCCAGTTATACCTCCTATTATGAGGCCAGTTGTGCCTTCCGTTACACCAGTGGAGAAACCTCAGACTACAGTATACATTGGCAAGATAGCACCAACAGCGGATAATGATTTTATGCTCTCTCTCCTTCGGGTGGGTTGGCAGTTATTTCGATTCTACATGTTCATACTTCGCAATTGTACCAACAAAAGAAATTTACTCTATCAATAGGCCATTGAGATTCATTATTGATGTTTTAAGTAATGTCTCATTTTTGTATGTTTTGTAGGTCTGCGGACCTGTCAAGAGCTGGAAGAGAGCACAAGATCCCTCAGATGGGACTCCTAGAGGCTTTGGATTCTTTGAATTTGAGTCAGCTGATGGGGTCTTACGTGCATTAAGACTGCttagtaaatttaatattgatgGGCAGGAGCTGGTGGTACGTATGCATATCGAAATTTACCCAAACAAATCTTGTGTGGCTTCTTTTGAATTTTCTACTTTGGTTTGCTGCTTTGGGTgattaatttgaatgaaatttgaTAATCTTCAAATTTGGATACCTTTTGCAAATGTTCTCCTTTGTCCCTCTGTTCAAGACCATTCTGACAAGAAAGGAAGGGTTATgctattttttttccataaaataTGTGACTATTGGAAATCTCCGTTGACAAATATGAgggttgtgtttgaaatttaaTTGAATGTACAAGCTGAAAGCATGGAACTAGATGGTGATTGCTAGAGACACTGAACTGGCTGGTATTATTTGGTGGTAAATGTGTTCCCGCATAACCACGGGTTGTATCGTGGGTCTTGGATGTTTGATTAAATTAAAGTAGTCAATGCTTATTATCCATttgaatttgtatttttataatGAGTTTTACTTGGACTTTTGTCTTTTTATGCGAAAAAAAACAGTTAAATGTTAATCAAGGAACGAGAGAATATCTTGAGCGATATGTGaagaagaaaactgaaaatgcaaAGAAGCCAAAGGAAGGTCAAGCTGCTGAGGATGGGAGAGAAGGGGATGGTGCTTCAGGTGTTAAGAAGAATGAAGAACTTAAATCGTCTGCGGAAGACTTGAAGGAGGAAAATGATGCGAAGAGCAAAGATAACAATGATGTTGCCAACTTTGGGATTGTGACTGATGAAGACATGGAAGGTGATCAAGATGCCCTAAAGAAGCTTACAAACATGATAGATGAGAGGTTAAAGACCAAACCACTACCTCCACCTCCTGCAGAAATACCTGCTGATAGTTCTGGGCATGGAAACCCAGACTTGCCAGCTAGATTGAGGGAAGGAGACTCTGATGTAGATATAACTAAAAATGGTAAGTTTCAAAGTAATTGAATGTATTTTGCATTTTTCTATTACCAACAATAAGCAGGTACCAACAGAGAAATCATTACATTCTTTATTCTATTCGGACATAGATAAATTTTTGTGATTGTTACTTTTGGCATTCTTAAATAGTTTGATTGTGAAGTGCTGATATTGTGGATCTGTTATAATTGCTATCTCAAATTTTGCGGATGCAGCCAATGATAGAAATGATGATGAGACTACTAGTGACAACAAAGCAACGAGTGAGCCTGATAAGCCTGAAACAAGCTCACCTGAAAGGAGTAGAAGATATGACAGAAGAAGCAGAgatagagacagagacagagacagagatgTAAAAGGAGACAAGGAACGAGAAATTGAGAGATACGAAAGAGATGCAGAGCGAGAACGAGTAAGGAAAGAGAGGgagcaaagaagaaaaatagaggAGGCTGAGCGTGAGTATGTGGAGCGCCTTAAAGAGTGGGAGTATAGAGAACGAGACAGAGAGAAGCAGCGACAccaggagaaggagaaggaaaaagaaagggaacGTAAGCGCAAGAAGGAGATTCTttatgatgaagaagatgaggatgatgattcAAGGAAAAGGTGGCGAAGGAGTGCGCTGGAGGATAAAAGGAGGAGGAGACAGCGTGAAAAAGAGGATGACTTGACCGACAGgctaaaagaagaggaagaaattgcCGAGGCCAAGAGGAGGGCCGAGGaagaacagcagcagcagcaactaCAAAGAGATGCATTGAAACTTTTGTCCGGACATGTTATCAATggaaatgagaaaaaaataacGGCCAAAGAAACCAGTTCTGAAGTTGAAAATAAAGCAGCTGATCAGGCTTACCAGGATGTAGGTAATCTACACCATTTAGGTAAGTATTTAAGGCTTATTTTCTTTGTTACGTGTACTATTGTTATTCATCTTCCTTGGAACAGCCCCCAACCCAAAGAAAGGAAAGAGggatgaaaacaaaataaaaggcattttcatttttcttaatgGATTACATGGCAGGCAACGAAGCTTTACGGAATGGTACTACTACTAATGAAGATTCAGCCACAGTGGCAAATGCTGAACCAGAATTGCAGCAGAGTGGCAACGCCCCCGCAAGAAAGTTGGGGTTTGGTTTAGTTGGTTCTGGAAAACGAACTTCTGTTCCTTCCGTGTTCCATgtggaagatgatgatgatgcacaCAAGGATAAAAAGATGAGGCCCCTGGTTCCCATTGATTATTCAACTGAGGAACTGCAGTTTGTCCAACCTAGTGTTTCTGGAGCACAACCTGTAAATCTGGCTGCTGCGGCAGAGTTTGCGAAGCACATCTCACATGTTGCTTCTAAAGAAGAGAAGCCTGATGCAGAAAAGGAAAGAAGCAGACGTTCTCATGATCGTTCAAATAGAAGGGATAGAGACCGGAATGATGAGGATAAGAGTCGCAACAGAGATGAGAACAAAGGGAAGACTTATGATCGAGAGACGGAGCGAGAGGTGAAGACACCAGATACTAAGAAGCTCTTAGATGCAAAACAACTGATTGATATGATCCCGAAGACCAAGGAGGAATTGTTCTCATATGAAATAAATTGGGCTGTGTATGACAAGGTTAGCAATTCTTCTGATACTTTAGTATATTAACAGCTTTGATTTGAGATGTAGTGCTTGTGCTTTCCTTTAAGGGGGCAAAACAAAGTGCTTTTTGCATGAATATTCTGGTGAGTTTATTCCGGCTCTTcctccttttatttatttatttgtctttttcGTTGCAACATACACCATACACTCTCTCTGATGCTCAAGTATATCAACTACTTTTGAGTTTCGCTTGTTAGCTCTtagttttgtaattttgtagTGTAGTACTCATGCAGCTGGTTTTTCAGTTTGTTTTCGtgatttttctaaaatataGTTTTTCAGCAGTACGTTTTCGTGTATTTAAACTGCTGACTGATTTGCCTGGCTTTTCTGTTTAATCCTTCTCAAAGCGGATGAGTTTCTTTCCAAGACCCATTTCACGTGGTCAATTTGCCTTGGAAAATGTCATTTTGATAAAAGTGGGTATCAGGCCGAGAGCCACTTGGTTGATAATCCTAGCTCTTGATGGATAGTTTATCCACATCCAATAAGACAATACATGAATGGTTGTGATAAGGGATATATTATATTCCTTACTTGCATCTTATCTTCACATGAAGTCTGTTCGAAAACAAAAATCACCATGTCTGATCTACGGGATTATGTATGGATGCAGAGGTTATTTACATTTATCatatggcttttttttttaaggggaCTAAAATATACTGGGGGGGCTGAACTGCCCTCATTCCATGAGCTACATTCCAGCTACCTAGTGAAATGAGATGCTAGTGCATGTGATTCACAATTTAATTAGTTGGATTAAAGTTTTGAAAATGGTAAAGTAGAGCTTTATGGGTGCTGCAACTTCTTGAGCTAGTGCTGAAACTGTTATGAAATTAGTACTTGAAGAAGATCCCTcaaggtattttttttattatcataagAGCTACttacattttgtttttgtttttcaaaaacattaaaaaatgtAGGAAAATTAACCAACTTGTTTTTGATCAAGGTTATTATAACTTTTGCTTATGCTTGTTTTGTTGTGCACCTTTACAGCACGAACTGCACGTGAGAATGAGACCATGGATATCCAAGAAAATTACAGAGTTCTTGGGAGAGGAAGAAACCACCCTTGTAGATTACATTGTATCGAGTACTCAAGATCATGTGAAAGCATCCCAAATGCTGGAGCAGCTTCAGTCTATATTAGATGAAGAGGCTGAAATGTTTGTCCTGAAGATGTGGAGGATGCTCATTTTTGAAATTAAGAAGGTGGAGACGGGTCTTTCAGTGAAGTCAAGAAGCTAGCCAAAGTCTACATTATTATCTTTATGATTCCCTTCCTCACAATATGATGCATAACCATTGCTTTTCAGAGGCTTAGTTTTCCAGTAGCATAGATTAGACAATAGATTGTATGAagctcattttttttgtttcctttcaaAGTACAATCACTTTCCGTCAGCAAATGCATCTATAGAGTTTCGCTGGTACATTTCTTGTATGAAAAGCTGCCTTTGATACAGAAATATTGTTTACTGAATGAATGATACATTTTGAGTTACTTGCTCCTAAGGGTGCTTGCTTAGTGGATTAGACTCCTTTTGGATTGATGTTGCAGAGTCAAGTGACTATGGTTAAGGAAGGATGAGCAATTTCACTTTGCTTAAATTGTAGGAGAGAAAGTTAAGTGGGGTGAAGGAGGGGGAATTACCCCTCATTCAAAGGAATTATTATTCCAAGAAACATCCGTGGctttatccaagaaaaacatCAAGTGGGTATCTGAATTTTCATTTATCTGTATTTTACACATTTACATACATGACAACACCATCACAGTCCAATGTGGAATGGCTTCTTTCCTTCTCTATAAAATCTACCCcacccttctttctttttttaatgttgtACAAAGCAGGGATCAAATGGCTTGCAATAATACTAAAGCCAATACAGACGATTATCATGAAGAATTGAATGAAGCGCGATAAAACTGTACAAATTATGATCGTCATCAGAAACTGTCATCAACTCCCAGAGCGGTTGATGGGttatcttcctcctcctctagCTCCAACTCTGGCTCACCAGGCCCAAATTCAGTTGTTTCGACGTCAGCAAGGTTCTTCAGATCAACCACAGAAAGCTCATCTAAGCGCCTGACCACCAGGTCTGCAGCCCCAAGCTCATACACAGGATGCTTGCTAGCAACAGCTACGCATTTCATCTGCGCATCATGGGCAGCCTCCACTGTTTGATTAGAGTTCCCAAACACAATACAGCGTTCAGGTATAAATTTTAGAAGCTGAGCTGCATAACTAAACATCTCTGGATCAGGCTTTCCCCTATGAACATCCTCCGCTGCAACAATCGCACTGAAATACTCTTCAATTCCAATCGACCCAATTGCAGTTTCAAGAGTCTTTCGAGGGCGAGTAGAAACTAGTGCCATTGGTATCTTGTAATGCATCAGAACATTCACAAACTCCTGAGACCCAGTTCGTAGTCTGTATATCCCACCTTGCAAAGCTTGATAAATTTCTTCCTTCCGAGCAGCCATTTTTCTCACCTGCACTGGGTCTCTTGACCAGCAAAGAACTTCAGAAATTGCCTGCTCGTTCTTCATGCCCTCTATTCGTTTCAAAATGAAAGTGGGAGGAGGGGATATTCCTTCCTCTTGGGAAAGAGCCAGCCATGCTTGCCTCTCAAGATcaggattttcttcaacaataaCTCCTTCCCATTCAAATATGGCACCTAACCAACCACAACCCATCCTTTCCTGTCGAAGCAACGGATTATGTAATGATGGGTCATCCGCTTTATTTTCCGGTGGCCACAACCCTGGTTTTCGATCAACCCCCGTATCAGTGTCAATCTGGTAGTTCCAACTTTGGGGTATTTGATCCTCCTCTCTAGATGAATAGGCTTCTTTTGTCAGCTCTGTGGCAAGAGCTTTAGAATTCACTACCTTGACTTTCAGTCTAAGAACAGAATGCAGAGGAGAAACAACTTTTCTGCCCATTAATTCTGTTAAAAGGAAACGACAACTATCCAAAGATTTCTTCTTGCATGTCATATTTCTAAAAGGAATCCCACCACAAAGTGGCCTATACCCAATAAGAGATGTCATGGAAATTGAGTCCAACATATTAAAATGTGACAACAGCAACTACAAATTCAACCCTACAACTAATTCAATTTCTCTCTATCTCGGTCTCCTGGAGCAGTGGAACGCAATACCACCCCAATTCGGCCTATATTAATATCAAGAAGCCGAATCACACGTGATGATCAAACTCAATATCTACACATCAAATTCCAATCAAGAACCGATGAAAGATGAACAAAACCAGTCTTGCTACCACAAACCCCCAATTTTATCATCCAAAAACCACCACAAGCATCCCCTTCAAGCCAAACTAAGCATAACCCATATAACCCCCCAGCAATCAAAAACCCCAGctttcaagaaaaagcaaagGGAACCAACCAAACCCTGATATATCAACAAAGTATATACCACAACGATTTGACCTATAAAATCCTAATTACAGATCGTATAAACAGGGAGGAAAGGATAACGAAGAACCTGGGGTGGAATCAACCGTGACTAGAGATTGAACAGCAGagatgatagaaagaaaaacgaGTAGCTAGATTCTTCGTAGAAAGGATGATGTCAATCTCTCTCtgcctccctccctctcttgTTGATTCTtgaaggagaagagaagaagacgTGTTttcgtattttattttttcttatttttatttttgtggtttATAATTTGGGTTGGTGTCCGTTGGAGGACTGTATATTCAACCGGAGATGCCGGCAAACGTGTCGGTGACGTAGCCCTTTCTGAGTCAGAGACGGGTCGGATTTTGTTTAGATTCAACGCCCATGTTTAAGTAGTTTCGAGTTTATTTTTAACTCTCACAATAAGTTCGAATTAAGCTTCAACGCCAATCTCTTTGTGATACCCTATCCTCATGCTATTGGTCGTTGAGTTTGAGTCCAAAGAGAGATGGGACATAAAGGATGCGTGTTGATAATCGAGCACTAAATAAGATCACAATGCGACACGGATTGATTCTCTATTCCAAGGTTGGATGATCTGTTGAATTAGCTTAGTGGAGATTCGATGTAATTCAGGTGCGTCCTGAATGCGAAATGGATTGTATGAATGGTTCGTGATCCATTTAGTCATGGAATATTTTCATCAGCTTCACTTTAGTTTCATGGTGTGTTGTCTTGTTCTTTCTAAAGCCTATGTAATCTACGAGGAAGCCAGATGACATACCTGTTCTGGCGAAAATACATGTTCACTAGGTAGATGCCCGCGCTCTGCTGCGGGCGTGACAGTCTCCTGTGAAAAGTTGCTCATTTTCTGCAATCTTTTTGTCAAGCAGCAGAAGATTACTTCCTTATCCTTAAAAGTATATGAAAATATTATTGTACCACTGAATCAAGCATTTACAATCAGAAACTAACTAGTATTGaagcttaaaataaaatatgttaacGTTGATCTCTAGGGATCAAAGAAATTCACCTGGGAAACCCAGGAAATCGAAAGAGTAGGGCTCAAATAAAGCACAGTGAATTATGATACTTCACCGATAATAGCATCTACGGTAGATCAGTAGATGAGATTGCTGCTATAGACCTACGGTTGAAGGACGAAAAAAACTGATAACTACCAACCAGTTACGAAGGATTCCCTCAAAGTCACATGAATAGAGTGAACGATCACTGCCACCATTCTCTTGAAAAGAGAGGACCCCCTCTTAAGAAAAAAGTGTACTAGCTCATGGTACCTGAAAATATATTCATAAAAAGTGCACAAGGATGATATATAGGCAGCAAGCCCCTTAACTTCTGTTATATCTCTAGCGTGATCCTCGCACCAAGTTTAAGTTCATGCTGTGCTATCAACAGACTGCAGGACAAGTGATCGGTACCTGGATTTGCAATATGCATAGCTGTCTTCAACCGACGATTTTCCAAAAGTATCAATGTTGCAGTCGGAGAATACAGCAGAAATATTTTCCATATCAGTTCCATCATAACAATCTAACATTTTGTCCACGATTGATTTTGCATAGCATATTAGCATGTGTCATGAATTTTACTGTCTATAAGAAACAGACACTCACTAAATATACTAAAGAAATTTTTGTGAGTCGTGACCCACAATAGTTGTGGCTCTGGGACTccaaaggaaataaaaaaatagcaGATACAGTATGGGCTACTTCAACACACGACCAAGTATCACTTTTCAAAAAGCTTCCAAAACGGGAACCATCAAGCAGAATCGCCAACAGCAGTTCTTAAAAACAAGATTACCGAGAATTGCATCATGTAATTGATGAGCAAGACAAAATTAAGTatccaaaaatatcaaaaataattTGATCCGCGAATTGTATTTCCATTGTGTTCTTTTTTAACGTCGTTCAAAATATCAAGAGCACGTTCGAACCTACCTACATTTATATGTGCTTTTACTAACACAGCATAAGTGACATAGTTTGGAGATACACCTGAATTCAACATATCGGAAAGAAGTGTCTCAGCTTCCTCAATTCTTCCATTCTGGCACAGACTGTTTAAGAGAATAGTATATGTATAGACATTTGGGGCACAACTAACCCGCTTCATCAAATCCAGCATGTTTAAGGAAGCAGTAACGTTGCCTGCTCGACACAGACCATCTATTAAAGTCGTATAAGTCACTACGGAAGGAACTAAGCCGTACTTTATAATCTTTCCAAATACTGCATATTGTTCTTTTAACTTATTTTCTTTGCAGAACACATCAAGAAATAAGTTGAGTGTGTGAGGGCTTGTCAAAAATACAGTCTCCAACATCCTTTCGAAAAGCAATAATGCATCTCCAAGTTTACCAACTTTGCAAAAGCCATCAATAAGAGCAGTAAACATTACTTCATCAGGCGATATTCCCTTCTTTTCCATCAAACCCAAAAGCCCATTTGCTAGTTCTGGTCTCTCTTGTTTGCACAGCTGGTCGAATAATATAGTGAAAGTATTATTGTCGGGCTCAACACCTAACGAATTCATCGAACTAAACATCTTTAAAGCAATGTCCAGTTGACCTTCTCGGCAGAATCCATCAATCATAATATTATATGTTACTTCGTTAGGCAATAAGCCATTCTCAACCACCTTTCTCAATAGTAACGCCGCTTTGTCAGATTCGTTAACTCTGCATAACCCTTCGATAAGCTCATTGTACGTGCGAATATTGGGCCTGCAGTTTCGCTTCTCCATCACTGCAAGCACCTCCAAAGCAGAAATAACCTGTCCTTCTTTGCAATACCCATTAATTAGTGAGTTGTAAGTTATAGTGCCAGGAAACAACCGTTCTTCTAGCATTCTATGGAACATCCCATGAGCCTCCTCCATCTTTCCTTCTCTGCATAATCCATCAATCAAAACAGTATAAGTATGGACATTTGGTTTACATCCCTTACTAACCATCTCATCAAGCAAGCTTAAAGCTTTATCAATCAATCCAACATCGCAAACAGCTTTTATGAGTACGGTATATGTACGAGTAGATGGCTGGCAGCCCCCATTTATCATTTCTTCTTTCAAGCCAAAGGCTTCTTTCGACTTGTCCACCTCACATAACCCATGGATAAGCATTGTGTAGGTTACTGAATTGGGCTTATAACTATCTCCTTTAGACATTATATCAAACACCCTGTGTGCCTCCTGGAGATCTTTTTCCCTACAATAACCCAGCACCATAGAAGTACAAATATGACTATCCAAGCGAAACCCAAATTTCAAGATCCTACATACAAACATCTCAGCAGCTTGTACAAATCCACTCTTGCACAGGGCGTTGATTATTGTTCTATAAACAATCCCACAAACACAGAAGCCCTCACTAACCATTCTCTTGTAAACATTGAATGCTGCAAGACCCATATCCAACTTCGCCAAACACATCAAAAGAGTGCAATAACAAGGGTAATTTAGACTAAACCCATCCATTCTCATTTCATCGAGCGCCTCCATCAGCGTCAAGATCTCACTTTGGTTTTCACAACACTCCTTAATCAACACAATTATGGCTTTATGAGCAACCCCATATGACTTGGAGGAAACAATTAAATGCAAAAGAAGAATCTTACTGCTTGTATCGTAGCAATACGTGGATTGCTTGCAAATCCACTTGAAAAATTGAACACCGACGTCGACTTTTGTCCTGTTGAGTTCTATAATCTTTGCAGCATCATGTGGGGTCAAATGAGATGCCAGTGACTTAAGAGTACTGTTTCGAACCCAGTCGGGCTTGTTAATTAAACTCGAGACACGATAGACAGAATTTTCTTCAGATTCTGTGGTCTTTGAAGGGTGATGTGTAGAtaaaagagaaacagaaaaGAGCATATAAGGAGATTTAAACACATGAAACCTGAACGGGATTTTGACGAGTCTGCTTGTGTTAGTCAACATACATAGCGAGATAACGGTTTTACAGGATGGATTGTTGTAAGCCGTCGATGATGG
This genomic stretch from Tripterygium wilfordii isolate XIE 37 chromosome 22, ASM1340144v1, whole genome shotgun sequence harbors:
- the LOC119992027 gene encoding RNA-binding protein 25-like isoform X1, which codes for MAEAPAPPATEDPSFQSSDPDNPTSQTSQTDPASASAAPAPPQQQSSTPVAPIPNPNPSPALVPPTPPPVAYYAPPPISGASVLPLSVPSFRPVPQFSPIPNYQNPGVPPPGVSSAPGSVPAPMMPYQVLPGQAMNPAMRPYAPMPNGFVATPQGTMNPAGLPRYLSPYPAMVRPAFPPRPVGAVGMLPGVARPLVPGIPGVRPVIPPIMRPVVPSVTPVEKPQTTVYIGKIAPTADNDFMLSLLRVCGPVKSWKRAQDPSDGTPRGFGFFEFESADGVLRALRLLSKFNIDGQELVLNVNQGTREYLERYVKKKTENAKKPKEGQAAEDGREGDGASGVKKNEELKSSAEDLKEENDAKSKDNNDVANFGIVTDEDMEGDQDALKKLTNMIDERLKTKPLPPPPAEIPADSSGHGNPDLPARLREGDSDVDITKNDAANDRNDDETTSDNKATSEPDKPETSSPERSRRYDRRSRDRDRDRDRDVKGDKEREIERYERDAERERVRKEREQRRKIEEAEREYVERLKEWEYRERDREKQRHQEKEKEKERERKRKKEILYDEEDEDDDSRKRWRRSALEDKRRRRQREKEDDLTDRLKEEEEIAEAKRRAEEEQQQQQLQRDALKLLSGHVINGNEKKITAKETSSEVENKAADQAYQDVGNLHHLGNEALRNGTTTNEDSATVANAEPELQQSGNAPARKLGFGLVGSGKRTSVPSVFHVEDDDDAHKDKKMRPLVPIDYSTEELQFVQPSVSGAQPVNLAAAAEFAKHISHVASKEEKPDAEKERSRRSHDRSNRRDRDRNDEDKSRNRDENKGKTYDRETEREVKTPDTKKLLDAKQLIDMIPKTKEELFSYEINWAVYDKHELHVRMRPWISKKITEFLGEEETTLVDYIVSSTQDHVKASQMLEQLQSILDEEAEMFVLKMWRMLIFEIKKVETGLSVKSRS
- the LOC119992027 gene encoding RNA-binding protein 25-like isoform X4, with amino-acid sequence MCGLPRYLSPYPAMVRPAFPPRPVGAVGMLPGVARPLVPGIPGVRPVIPPIMRPVVPSVTPVEKPQTTVYIGKIAPTADNDFMLSLLRVCGPVKSWKRAQDPSDGTPRGFGFFEFESADGVLRALRLLSKFNIDGQELVLNVNQGTREYLERYVKKKTENAKKPKEGQAAEDGREGDGASGVKKNEELKSSAEDLKEENDAKSKDNNDVANFGIVTDEDMEGDQDALKKLTNMIDERLKTKPLPPPPAEIPADSSGHGNPDLPARLREGDSDVDITKNDAANDRNDDETTSDNKATSEPDKPETSSPERSRRYDRRSRDRDRDRDRDVKGDKEREIERYERDAERERVRKEREQRRKIEEAEREYVERLKEWEYRERDREKQRHQEKEKEKERERKRKKEILYDEEDEDDDSRKRWRRSALEDKRRRRQREKEDDLTDRLKEEEEIAEAKRRAEEEQQQQQLQRDALKLLSGHVINGNEKKITAKETSSEVENKAADQAYQDVGNLHHLGNEALRNGTTTNEDSATVANAEPELQQSGNAPARKLGFGLVGSGKRTSVPSVFHVEDDDDAHKDKKMRPLVPIDYSTEELQFVQPSVSGAQPVNLAAAAEFAKHISHVASKEEKPDAEKERSRRSHDRSNRRDRDRNDEDKSRNRDENKGKTYDRETEREVKTPDTKKLLDAKQLIDMIPKTKEELFSYEINWAVYDKHELHVRMRPWISKKITEFLGEEETTLVDYIVSSTQDHVKASQMLEQLQSILDEEAEMFVLKMWRMLIFEIKKVETGLSVKSRS
- the LOC119992027 gene encoding RNA-binding protein 25-like isoform X2, encoding MAEAPAPPATEDPSFQSSDPDNPTSQTSQTDPASASAAPAPPQQQSSTPVAPIPNPNPSPALVPPTPPPVAYYAPPPISGASVLPLSVPSFRPVPQFSPIPNYQNPGVPPPGVSSAPGSVPAPMMPYQVLPGQAMNPAMRPYAPMPNGFVATPQGTMNPAGLPRYLSPYPAMVRPAFPPRPVGAVGMLPGVARPLVPGIPGVRPVIPPIMRPVVPSVTPVEKPQTTVYIGKIAPTADNDFMLSLLRVCGPVKSWKRAQDPSDGTPRGFGFFEFESADGVLRALRLLSKFNIDGQELVLNVNQGTREYLERYVKKKTENAKKPKEGQAAEDGREGDGASGVKKNEELKSSAEDLKEENDAKSKDNNDVANFGIVTDEDMEGDQDALKKLTNMIDERLKTKPLPPPPAEIPADSSGHGNPDLPARLREGDSDVDITKNANDRNDDETTSDNKATSEPDKPETSSPERSRRYDRRSRDRDRDRDRDVKGDKEREIERYERDAERERVRKEREQRRKIEEAEREYVERLKEWEYRERDREKQRHQEKEKEKERERKRKKEILYDEEDEDDDSRKRWRRSALEDKRRRRQREKEDDLTDRLKEEEEIAEAKRRAEEEQQQQQLQRDALKLLSGHVINGNEKKITAKETSSEVENKAADQAYQDVGNLHHLGNEALRNGTTTNEDSATVANAEPELQQSGNAPARKLGFGLVGSGKRTSVPSVFHVEDDDDAHKDKKMRPLVPIDYSTEELQFVQPSVSGAQPVNLAAAAEFAKHISHVASKEEKPDAEKERSRRSHDRSNRRDRDRNDEDKSRNRDENKGKTYDRETEREVKTPDTKKLLDAKQLIDMIPKTKEELFSYEINWAVYDKHELHVRMRPWISKKITEFLGEEETTLVDYIVSSTQDHVKASQMLEQLQSILDEEAEMFVLKMWRMLIFEIKKVETGLSVKSRS